A genome region from Penaeus chinensis breed Huanghai No. 1 chromosome 15, ASM1920278v2, whole genome shotgun sequence includes the following:
- the LOC125032829 gene encoding uncharacterized protein LOC125032829, with amino-acid sequence MNNQGEKSDRRSFRETYRSTSQDTSKESYTTVPPSTSKDAYKGGSPGTSRDAYKSGSPKSSKDPYNISSPSTSKDLFSSSSPGTSKDSYSSSSQSSPRDPFKKVPQDNSSMSMKVNVMYRGIVYRVRGIKVLCSVVTAVILLLVAIVGLGVWMLVSAYGEEKAALGGSNSTSFQLSQDLKERGEGNYPTPSTIDFNAPSATLEELSIAAVVPSSHPDESHQVGEAIGHFQGVTPGKELKASSRSPGPDPAFGLFGGIFDLKPQSEEATDLAPTPSGIPSEDQFLPEDSEIEYSETSPVAILPPTGQFDYDGSQFGYVRDSNLKVESFEIESSPVYQDEYPPSVLPENIPRDIDPALFDLGLPYHLPPSILPGPAPPRRRNNPRFRGGNRRIPQGNRRNHPPVRPGNIRPPYERPEVDERPAFGQRLPYAEQPYDRYENPAYDTWQPSFPPYEYDQGEPYEQHNPQQQRPQNSEFLPSEERSTVREAQTESYEASDKGASTPSGINYSMLQQFGADRGVTIPEGFTIPPGFKMPETVGDFQDKEKGGNRRIALAPGGYFEDMMHYYNKHEKTTTTTPPSQQTSTDDFSQRKGVSESEDHPDYAGPPVVGYGDHPYRRTTSPSDSSEGVFEYFWDVYDSKDRPPARHDDRGPAPEDDMEYRQPMHPSRRPRPRPLPNVRGGMHNGQGYPLPMRPDAQVPPVLNPDRRLWVGPDRRPRPQMAVRPPPTSTIHPLSTPQDQSFLGPLQDVYEYSQRLASSLLNFPATLYTQINDSKAEYMRNEVELLEDYNKVFRNSDITSTDVLPDMYNDKPDRNERVMIIDTEKIRSLNPFELSLITWTFLDFWEFLIEKVGTLSQEDLQLLEMRLERVRQDKDRRMTKNLVAATMQQVSEMNSQDVEQMRSLTERLLNSSSSAEGGEDDKSSSVAVAEARMWDPLGLFNSEQRVKFMEFAMKVVFRFGRVYLKKRYALDCMMLLFCKDLNADTKKEGMDGVAAKVKSVGLMVLTEKDTRSIDTVSEVWRAVTAWENLQCDVMFPKCDGPKALEIVNEVAVGSGK; translated from the coding sequence ATGAATAACCAAGGTGAAAAAAGCGACAGACGTTCCTTCAGGGAAACGTACAGGAGCACGTCGCAGGATACCTCTAAGGAATCATACACAACTGTCCCCCCGAGCACTTCCAAGGACGCCTATAAGGGTGGCTCTCCAGGTACCTCAAGGGACGCTTACAAAAGTGGCTCTCCAAAAAGCTCTAAAGACCCTTATAACATTTCCTCGCCCAGCACTTCCAAAGATCTATTTAGCAGTTCGTCTCCGGGAACATCCAAGGACTCTTACAGCAGCAGCTCCCAAAGCAGCCCCAGGGACCCCTTCAAGAAGGTTCCGCAGGATAATTCCAGCATGAGTATGAAGGTGAATGTCATGTACCGAGGCATCGTGTACCGGGTGCGGGGCATCAAGGTCCTCTGCTCCGTCGTCACcgctgtcatcctcctcctcgttgcCATCGTCGGCCTCGGGGTGTGGATGCTCGTCAGTGCCTACGGCGAGGAAAAGGCCGCACTCGGTGGCTCGAATTCTACGTCTTTCCAGTTATCGCAAGATCttaaggagagaggcgaggggaattATCCTACCCCTTCTACTATAGATTTCAACGCTCCAAGCGCAACGCTAGAAGAGTTGTCGATAGCTGCAGTTGTCCCCAGCAGTCATCCGGACGAAAGCCATCAGGTCGGCGAAGCCATCGGCCACTTCCAGGGCGTGACTCCCGGGAAGGAGCTGAAAGCCTCGTCTCGGTCGCCAGGTCCGGATCCAGCTTTCGGTCTCTTCGGCGGAATATTCGACCTGAAACCCCAGAGTGAAGAGGCAACTGATCTTGCCCCGACGCCTTCAGGCATCCCATCCGAGGACCAGTTTCTGCCAGAGGACAGTGAGATCGAATATTCAGAAACGAGTCCTGTGGCCATTCTCCCTCCTACTGGTCAGTTCGATTATGATGGAAGTCAGTTCGGTTATGTGCGCGATAGCAACTTGAAAGTAGAGAGCTTTGAAATCGAAAGCTCTCCAGTCTACCAGGATGAATatcctccttccgtcctccctgaGAACATCCCTCGAGATATAGATCCTGCCCTTTTCGACCTCGGcctcccctaccacctccccccgTCCATCCTCCCCGGACCCGCCCCTCCCCGACGACGGAACAACCCACGCTTCCGCGGTGGGAATCGAAGGATCCCTCAGGGAAACCGGCGGAATCATCCACCAGTCAGACCAGGCAACATCCGGCCTCCGTACGAACGCCCTGAAGTGGACGAGAGGCCAGCCTTTGGCCAACGATTGCCGTATGCTGAGCAACCGTATGACAGATACGAAAATCCAGCATACGATACCTGGCAGCCAAGTTTCCCTCCGTATGAGTACGATCAGGGGGAGCCCTACGAGCAGCACAACCCTCAGCAGCAGCGTCCTCAAAATTCGGAGTTCCTCCCTTCAGAGGAAAGATCCACAGTTCGTGAAGCTCAAACCGAGAGCTATGAGGCAAGTGATAAAGGAGCCTCGACTCCGAGTGGAATTAACTACTCTATGTTGCAGCAATTCGGTGCCGACAGAGGCGTGACCATTCCTGAAGGGTTTACGATACCCCCTGGATTTAAGATGCCTGAGACCGTTGGAGATTTTCAGGATAAAGAAAAGGGTGGCAATCGGCGTATAGCTCTCGCTCCTGGGGGATACTTTGAGGATATGATGCACTACTATAATAAGCACGAGAAAACAACGACTACAACTCCTCCCAGTCAGCAGACTTCAACAGACGACTTCAGCCAAAGGAAGGGGGTTTCTGAAAGCGAGGACCATCCTGACTACGCCGGTCCTCCTGTGGTTGGTTATGGAGATCATCCGTACAGACGCACCACTTCTCCAAGTGACAGCAGCGAGGGAGTCTTCGAGTATTTCTGGGATGTTTATGATTCGAAGGATCGCCCACCCGCCCGGCACGACGATCGAGGGCCTGCGCCTGAGGACGATATGGAATACAGGCAGCCAATGCATCCGTCGAGAAGACCTCGACCTCGACCTCTACCTAATGTGAGGGGCGGTATGCATAATGGCCAAGGCTACCCACTTCCTATGCGGCCGGACGCTCAGGTGCCGCCCGTATTGAATCCTGATAGGAGACTCTGGGTGGGTCCTGACAGACGACCTCGGCCACAAATGGCGGTCCGGCCACCACCTACGTCTACCATTCATCCCTTATCAACACCGCAAGATCAGTCATTTTTAGGGCCTCTCCAGGATGTCTACGAATATTCTCAGAGATTAGCATCCTCGCTACTGAACTTCCCTGCTACTTTATATACTCAGATTAATGACTCCAAAGCTGAATACATGCGAAATGAGGTTGAACTTCTAGAGGACTATAATAAAGTATTTAGGAATTCGGACATCACCAGCACCGACGTCCTGCCTGACATGTACAACGACAAACCGGACAGGAATGAACGAGTTATGATTATCGACACTGAAAAGATCCGGTCCCTGAATCCTTTCGAGCTGTCTCTCATTACCTGGACCTTCCTAGACTTCTGGGAGTTCCTCATCGAGAAAGTCGGGACGCTCTCTCAGGAGGACCTCCAGCTGCTGGAAATGCGACTGGAGCGCGTAAGACAAGATAAGGACCGTAGGATGACCAAGAATCTCGTGGCGGCAACCATGCAGCAGGTTTCAGAGATGAACAGTCAAGACGTCGAGCAAATGAGGAGCTTGACCGAACGCTTGCTCAATTCATCGTCAAGCGCAGAGGGCGGGGAAGATGACAAAAGCTCATCGGTTGCGGTTGCAGAAGCGAGAATGTGGGATCCTCTAGGTTTATTCAATTCCGAACAGCGAGTCAAGTTTATGGAGTTTGCGATGAAAGTTGTGTTCAGATTCGGCCGCGTGTACCTGAAGAAGAGGTACGCGCTAGACTGCATGATGCTTCTATTTTGTAAGGACCTCAATGCTGACAccaagaaggaggggatggatggCGTAGCGGCGAAAGTAAAGAG